From the genome of Chloroflexota bacterium:
AGGGAACGGCGCGCGCCCACTCCCCCTTCTCGCCCCGCCTGCGGGGCGAGAAGGGGGGGCGGGGGATGTGAGGGGTTCACACCCCCGCGGGCGCAGCATCAGTAGTCGGTGATCTCGCCGCCGGAGATGGGCCGCGCCCCGCCCCCCAAATCCAGCGGGTGATCCATCCCCGGCTCAATGTCCCCGCTGATGGAGTACGGCCCCACATACGACCAGTAGCCCGGCCCGTCCTTGTCCGTGAACGTCAGCGTGTGCACCGCTTTCGCGCCCTTGTAGCCGTACTTGGACGGCAAGATCATCCGCAGGGGCGATCCGTACTCGTCGGGCAGGAGTTCGTCGTTCATCTTCAGGACGAACAGCACGCGCGGCGCACGGAGTTCCTCAATGGAGACCACCTCCCAGTACTCGTCGGCGCAGTCAAACCGCACGTGCGTCGCCGTGGGCAGGGGCTTGACGATGGCGGCCAGTGTGTCGTAGGTGAACCCTTCCCACTTGGCCTTGGCCGACCAGCACTCCACGCACTTCATGCGGGAAACCTGGGCTACGCTGGGCCAGCCCAGTACTGTCGGATAATCAAACTCCCCCGGGTTCTCCACCATCCC
Proteins encoded in this window:
- a CDS encoding molybdopterin-dependent oxidoreductase, translating into MNRRHFIRAALVAGAASVLRACLGIRVEITPPPTIATPSAGAPVPSPSPAPPTVAPTAGPKMLGNENREGFFIRYYRAFPAPDRNAWRLRVQGMVENPGEFDYPTVLGWPSVAQVSRMKCVECWSAKAKWEGFTYDTLAAIVKPLPTATHVRFDCADEYWEVVSIEELRAPRVLFVLKMNDELLPDEYGSPLRMILPSKYGYKGAKAVHTLTFTDKDGPGYWSYVGPYSISGDIEPGMDHPLDLGGGARPISGGEITDY